From the genome of Papaver somniferum cultivar HN1 chromosome 2, ASM357369v1, whole genome shotgun sequence, one region includes:
- the LOC113350672 gene encoding uncharacterized protein LOC113350672, with protein MVVVEFTFCNLTVSHDVSESTTASDMISIVKQYWTYVPEDILLFVYTVYGRSHVISHDLELRFFIQYRISKCIDVVKFNIQLKICVDYVHSSSSSSVGPSSSTSSCVSNNELVVVEDLTDDSSLTKRVPKKSDAWANILTGVGQVFESKIVCRDSVKKYEYHSGYKLDVRKSGKKRYIVQCKNKESQSCGWRFHASLIANTKGVFQCKKFHGEHSCDLASSDPAKVRMTNQAYHGLKFTKDFLWGNDIKSYSDLVWHKDSIERYNPGSVVKSEYDGETKQFQRFFGAFEASITGFNKDLPVAFGIVPCENCDSWEWFLTKLKGIISEDHPLTIISDRGAGILKHVPLVFPKAYHSFCLYHMEGNIPVPKGKSRQTAAKMFEECYTTLTKEKFYAAPKSMSNLKMDSVIDLMVKIPFKNWAAHAFLGERFGENTSNIAESFNSVIKHDKRLPSLELLDSIHAYVMEQNYKRKVESGKWTGKLTSRMQARINKMVTDCHFYKFRRSSDKVFEIISPTRKHLRLALAIGGISIGSGSHLNPRFLLNHLEENGNTEPKAKDQGQSDAPLETFMEVILMRNLDGRYGAELATEKNIWVLELIVAVDGEE; from the exons ATGGTTGTTGTAGAGTTCACATTTTGCAATTTGACCGTCTCGCATGATGTTTCTGAATCAACTACGGCCAGTGACATGATAAGTATTGTGAAGCAATACTGGACTTATGTCCCTGAAGACATTCTACTGTTTGTTTACACTGTATATGGAAGATCACATGTTATTAGTCATGATTTGGAGTTGAGGTTTTTCATTCAATACCGCATTTCGAAATGCATTGATGTTGTGAAGTTTAACATCCAGCTGAAAATTTGTGTTGATTatgttcattcttcttcttcttcttctgttggtCCTTCTTCGTCAACATCAAGTTGTGTTTCAAATAATGAATTGGTTGTTGTAGAAGACTTGACGGATGATTCATCTTTGACCAAAAGGGTCCCCAAGAAGTCAGATGCTTGGGCCAACATCTTAACTGGAGTAGGTCAGGTTTTTGAGAGTAAAATTGTTTGTCGTGATAGTGTTAAGAAGTACGAATATCATAGTGGTTACAAACTTGATGTACGTAAGAGTGGCAAGAAACGTTACATTGTACAGTGTAAGAACAAGGAAAGTCAAAGTTGTGGATGGAGGTTTCACGCATCTCTCATTGCCAATACTAAAGGTGTATTTCAGTGCAAGAAGTTTCACGGAGAGCATTCATGTGATTTAGCTTCTTCTGATCCCGCAAAAGTCAGGATGACGAA TCAAGCATACCATGGTTTAAAGTTCACTAAAGATTTTCTTTGGGGTAATGACATCAAGTCTTATTCAGACCTTGTTTGGCATAAAGATTCAATTGAACGTTATAATCCTGGTAGCGTCGTCAAGTCTGAGTATGATGGTGAAACGAAGCAGTTCCAGAGGTTTTTTGGTGCTTTCGAAGCTTCTATTACTGGTTTCAATAA AGATCTACCAGTTGCATTTGGAATTGTTCCTTGTGAAAATTGTGACAGTTGGGAATGGTTCTTAACCAAATTGAAGGGTATTATCAGTGAAGACCATCCACTGACCATCATATCAGACCGTGGAGCTGGGATTTTGAAGCATGTCCCTCTTGTCTTTCCAAAAGCTTACCATTCTTTCTGTTTGTACCACATGGAAGGTAATATTCCGGTTCCAAAGGGAAAGAGTAGGCAAACTGCTGCGAAGATGTTTGAAGAGTGCTACACTACGTTAACAAAGGAGAAGTTTTATGCTGCTCCCAAGAGTATGAGCAATCTGAAGATGGATTCAGTTATTGATTTGATGGTAAAGATTCCGTTCAAGAACTGGGCTGCTCATGCATTTCTAGGAGAAAGGTTTGGTGAGAACACATCAAACATTGCTGAGAGTTTTAACAGTGTGATTAAGCATGATAAGCGGCTTCCATCACTTGAGCTTCTAGATTCTATTCATGCTTATGTAATGGAGCAGAACTACAAGAGGAAGGTGGAGTCTGGTAAGTGGACTGGAAAGCTTACTTCCCGGATGCAGGCTAGGATCAACAAGATGGTTACTGATTGTCATTTTTACAAGTTCCGTAGATCAAGTGATAAAGTTTTTGAGATTATTTCTCCTACTAGAAAGCACCTAAGACTTGCACTTGCAATTGGTGGCATAAGCata GGAAGTGGAAGTCATCTTAATCCAAGGTTTCTTCTCAATCATCTCGAAGAGAATGGAAATACGGAACCAAAGGCGAAAGATCAAGGTCAATCTGATGCT CCGCTGGAGACGTTCATGGAGGTGATTTTGATGAGGAATTTGGATGGAAGATACGGAGCTGAATTAGCAACAGAAAAAAATATATGGGTTCTTGAGCTCATTGTTGCAGTCGATGGTGAAGAATAA